Part of the Paenibacillus kyungheensis genome, ACAGCAATCTATCAAGCCTTCGTGAACAAACAGGCGATCGTGCTATATTGCGTGCACTGCATTTCTTAGAAGAAAATGATCGTGTCGATGAGCAAGTGAAAGCACTACAATCGAACGAATGGGATCATTTCTTAGAATTAATTACAGGCTCGGGTAATTCATCATGGAAATGGCTTCAAAACGTATATCAAGATTCTCATACCCGTGAGCAAAGTATTTCGATCGCTCTAGCAATCACTGAGATTTTCTTGAAGCAAAAGCAAGCAGGCGCTTGTCGTGTACATGGTGGCGGATTTGCAGGTGTCATTTTGACTATTTTGCCAAAAACATTAGTTAGTGAATATACAGCATTAATCGAAAAAACGTTAGGCACCTCTACGTATATCATCAATGTACGTCAACATGGATCCATCTGCTTGAACAACCACCTCAATTAAAGAATACATTTTTGTAATATCTATTGTAGAATCATCTACCTGATATTTTACAAGCCAATCACTGAAAAAAAGCCTGCTTCTACACCGTCAAATTAACATTGACCGTAGAAGCAGGCTTTTTATATCACGCAATTATAGATACGTTTACCAGCCGACGCGGATAATCAATCCTTTTGGATCACCCACTTCAAGATACGAAGCTTGTTGATTGTAATCATCATAAGCAAATCCATATGCTAAGCGATTGATACTGTGATCATGCCAGAACTTCGCGTAGTAATTAGCAGGTGCAGCTTTGTAATATTGAGCAGGATTGTTCCAATTGGCTTGGTTGTCATACACATGTCGATTGATCGCTGAACATGTACCTGAATCCTCTGCCAGTCGACCATTACACAGTAGGATCTCCTGCGTGCTGTAATTGCTGTATCCAGCAAAATAATTAGCTTGCGTACCATTTACCCCGAATGCGCCATGAATCGGTGCTACGATACGATATGGAGCTTGTACATCGGCAAGAGATTGGAAGGTAGCCGGAACTTCACTCCGATACTTACTAAATAGACCTGCACGTGTCTCGGATTCCAATTCGCCTACCGTCTGATCATAATTACCTGCACGATTGACAAGGCGGTGTTGTAAAGGAAATCCAAAACCATCTACACGAGTAGTATTTCCATGATATCCTGTACCGTCTACAGTAAATTCAACAAAGTCGAAATAGATATTACGGTTCGGATCAGCCGTATTATTAATATCAGGTCCTGCGAATCCATCATCATATGTTTTGATATAACATGGAGAGCCTACACAGATAAACATCCGCCCGGAATCAATTTTGGGCATACTCACCCAATTGATCTGACTGATCGTGCTATAAATGTTAGCGTAATTCACTCCGTTCTTGGTTAAATGCCCTGTCGCATTGTTAAGAGCCGTCGAGATCGGTTTCAATTGACCATTGTTATCAAGATAACTCCATTGCTTGGTGGCAGGATTAATTCCTAGAATCCCCCAATAGATCTGATTGTCGGCATAAGCACCTTTGGTACCATTTAATAATTTGAAAGATAATGCTCCATTCCCTGTAGCGCTTGGTATAGATGACGCTGGGATACTGTAGATCGAATTGTCACCTGTTCCAGGATTGGGAGGTGGGGTTGAGCCTGTTGTGACTGTATAGCTAAATTTCGATGTGTCATAAGCGGCTGTTCCATTATTGTACGTAAATGAATATTGGATCACCTGACCTGATGATACACTGGCGACATTTTGTACATAACGTTTAGATCCACTGTCATACGTCATTCGTAGATTTTGCAGATTACCCGAGTTCACCGAGTAGTGCACATCGACCCAGGAAGTATTTACGTTGGAAGAGAACCAGATAGTGGCTGTCGTCCCGGATGTAGTAACCCCTTGAGTATAATCTGCTGCTGATACCGAAGATGATGCTGGTGGAAAAAGACTGCTGACAAGAACAAGCATAGATAAAAGCAAGAAGTAACCCATTTTCTTCATACACATATCCTCCTATTCAAATTGTATGCGATTCCACGTTCGCTTTTAATTATTTCAATATATGGTAATAAATACAATACAAAAAGCATGTGTAATTCTCCTGTGTATTTCTATGCTAAGATTTCTTAAATTAAAGAAATTTTTATTTGCTTTTTTGTTCAATAACAGCTAAAGTTTTATACTTGAGCGTCTAAATAGACCGGAATTTATGTTCATTTTAGAGTGAATTTATGTTCACTGCATAATCTGGAAATGTTCGGCAAAAGTTAAACGATATGTACTATATCTAGTATGTCAAGAAAATTATTTTTTTATAAATGATTATCGCGATGTATGTAAAATACGTGTTCAAAGAAGTGCCCGTTTTACTTGATATTTTGAAAAAATAGACCGTTTTTAAGGCATGTTTGGGCCAAGATGTAGACCTTCAGTTCCTATTGACAACACTATATATAGCGTATATCTTTGATAAAGCCTTCTATATATTGCGGTTACGATGTTTGAGCAGGTAATATATAGGTTATAGCTAATTATACGCGCTAGAGTAGATAACACTTATATGATATTAGATCATTGTTATCTGTATTTATATAGTGATTGAACGGATGAACAGTACTACATATTGAACCGAGAAGGAGATGTCACAACCATGCTAATTGCTTATGATTCCAAAACAGGCAATGTAAAACGATTTATCAACAAATTAAAATTACCTGCTGTACAAGCTGTACAGATTGATGAGGCGCTGACGTTGGATGAACCTTTTGTACTGGTAACGTACACAACTGGATTTGGTCAGATTCCTGATAAGGTAGTTCATTTTTTGGAGAGAAATCACAATCGCCTGATCGGAGTTGCAGCAAGTGGCAATCGCAATTGGGGAGACAAATTCGCTCGGAGTGCTGATCTAATCTCAGAACGTTATAATGTACCGGTTGTGTACAAGTTCGAATTAGCAGGTACAACAGGAGACGCACAACGATTTCAACAGGAGGTAGATAAAATTGCGGCATATTGAATTGAACAACTTACTGATGCAACGGGACGAGAGTGGATTTTTCCGTTTGGATAAAGATAAAGAAGCAGTTGTAGAATATATGGAAGAGGTAGCTCGTAAAAGTATCAACTTCCCGGACACCAAAACGAAAGTACGTTATATGATCGATAACGATTATTATGAAGATATGTACAAAAACTATACTTCTCAAGATGTAGAAGAAGTATATGCGATTACACACAGTTATGATTTCCAATTTCCATCTTATATGGCGGCTTCCAAGTTCTACACAGATTATGCAGTGAAAACGAATGACCGTAGTCAATACTTGGAACATTATGCGGATCGTGTCGCAGTCGTGGCGCTTCACTTGGGACGCGGGGATGCGGATAATGCCAAAACTCTTGCCAAATCCATGATGGAACAACGTCTACAACCAGCAACACCAACATTTTTGAATGCAGGTAAAAGTCGTCGTGGTGAAATGGTTTCTTGTTTCTTGTTAGAAATGGATGACTCTTTGAACTCGATTAACCATGTACTGAACACTTGTATGCAATTATCCAAAATTGGTGGCGGTGTAGCGGTTAACTTGTCCAAACTTCGTGGACGCGGTGAGCCGATCAAAGGTGTTGAAGGTGCAGCAAAAGGAATTATGCCTGTATTAAAACTGATGGAAGATGCTTTCTCCTATGCAGATCAAATGGGTCAACGTAAAGGTTCTGGGGCAGCGTATTACAACATTTTCGGCTGGGACGTTATGGAGTTCTTGGATAGCAAAAAAATCAATGCAGATGAGCGTACACGCCTCAAAACATTGTCAATCGGTCTTGTTGTACCGAATCGCTTTTACCAATTAGCAGCAGATAATGAACTATTGCATGTATTCGCACCTTATAGTGTATACAAAGCGTATGGTAAATATCTGGATGATCTAGATATCGATGAAATGTACGATACATTGCTTGCTGATGATCGTGTCAAAAAGAAAGCAATCATGAGTGCTCGTGATATGCTAACCAAAATCGCAAGTGTACAATTAGAATCCGGTTATCCGTATATTATGAACAAAAGTAATGCGAATAACGGTCATGCACTAAAAGATATCGGATCGATTCGTATGTCTAACTTGTGTACAGAAATTTTCCAATTACAAGAAACATCTGAGATTACAGATTATGGTCAAGATGATGTTATTCGTCGCGATATTAGCTGTAACTTGGGTTCACTTAATATGGTAAACGTCATGGAACTTGGCAAAATTCGTGAATCCGTTCATGAAGGAATCATGGGTCTAACATCGGTTAGTGATATGACAGATATCGCTAATGCACCGGGTGTAGCCAAAGCAAACCGTGAAATGCACTCTGTAGGTCTTGGTGTTATGAACTTGCATGGTTACCTTGCTAAAAACAAAATTGCGTATGAAAGTGACGAAGCAAGAGACTTTGTTCGTACTTTCTTTATGATGATGAATTTCTATTCATTAGAGAAAAGTATGGAAATTGCTCGTGATCGTCAAACGACTTTTGCTGATTTTGAAAAATCAGAATATGCAAAAGGAACGTACTTTGATCGTTATTTAGAAATCGATTATCGTCCAGCAACAACACGTGCAAGCGATTTGTTCGGCGATATGTATATCCCAACACCAGCAGACTGGCAAAACCTGAAAGCTGATGTAATGAAACATGGTCTGTATCATGCTTACCGTTTGGCGATCGCGCCAACAGCAAGTATTTCATATATCCAAAATGCAACATCTAGCGTAATGCCGATTGTAGAACAAATTGAGACTCGTACGTATGCGAACTCAACGACTTACTATCCAATGCCATATATGCAACAGGATAACTATTTCTACTACAAATCTGCTTACCAAATGAATCAATTTAAAGTATTGGATCTGATTGCTGAAATCCAAAATCATGTCGATCAAGGAATTTCAACAGTACTTCATGTAGGTAGCGATGTAACGACTCGTCAATTGGCTCGTTATTACCTGTATGCTGCACACAAAGGTCTAAAATCACTTTACTATACACGTACCAAATTGCTTAGCGTAGAAGAGTGTATTACTTGCTCGGTATAATATTTTTCGGTAGTTGATTATAAAATAATATCTATAGTTATGCAGTATACAAGAAAGCCTTTTTAGGCTTTTTTGTATGCTTTACGTGCTTGGCAATATCAGCACGATCGGATTCAAATGAACCATGATTTTTGCCCGGTACCATATCTTTCAGCAAGTGCTTGGCGATATGTAGACTGTACCGTTTGAGTACATACTTGTGTTCTTTTATCAAAGTGCAATAAGTAGTATCCAATGTTTAAAAGGAGGAATTTTAACTTATGACTGGACCTATCAAAGCTGTAAACTGGAACCGTCCTGATGATGATTTCACAATGATGTTCTGGAATCAAAATATTATGCAATTTTGGACGGATGATGAAATCCCATTGTCTGATGATAAAATGTCATGGATTCAATTGAGTGACATCGAACGTGATACGTATATGAAAGTGCT contains:
- the nrdE gene encoding class 1b ribonucleoside-diphosphate reductase subunit alpha; translation: MRHIELNNLLMQRDESGFFRLDKDKEAVVEYMEEVARKSINFPDTKTKVRYMIDNDYYEDMYKNYTSQDVEEVYAITHSYDFQFPSYMAASKFYTDYAVKTNDRSQYLEHYADRVAVVALHLGRGDADNAKTLAKSMMEQRLQPATPTFLNAGKSRRGEMVSCFLLEMDDSLNSINHVLNTCMQLSKIGGGVAVNLSKLRGRGEPIKGVEGAAKGIMPVLKLMEDAFSYADQMGQRKGSGAAYYNIFGWDVMEFLDSKKINADERTRLKTLSIGLVVPNRFYQLAADNELLHVFAPYSVYKAYGKYLDDLDIDEMYDTLLADDRVKKKAIMSARDMLTKIASVQLESGYPYIMNKSNANNGHALKDIGSIRMSNLCTEIFQLQETSEITDYGQDDVIRRDISCNLGSLNMVNVMELGKIRESVHEGIMGLTSVSDMTDIANAPGVAKANREMHSVGLGVMNLHGYLAKNKIAYESDEARDFVRTFFMMMNFYSLEKSMEIARDRQTTFADFEKSEYAKGTYFDRYLEIDYRPATTRASDLFGDMYIPTPADWQNLKADVMKHGLYHAYRLAIAPTASISYIQNATSSVMPIVEQIETRTYANSTTYYPMPYMQQDNYFYYKSAYQMNQFKVLDLIAEIQNHVDQGISTVLHVGSDVTTRQLARYYLYAAHKGLKSLYYTRTKLLSVEECITCSV
- the nrdI gene encoding class Ib ribonucleoside-diphosphate reductase assembly flavoprotein NrdI; its protein translation is MLIAYDSKTGNVKRFINKLKLPAVQAVQIDEALTLDEPFVLVTYTTGFGQIPDKVVHFLERNHNRLIGVAASGNRNWGDKFARSADLISERYNVPVVYKFELAGTTGDAQRFQQEVDKIAAY
- a CDS encoding glycoside hydrolase family 64 protein — translated: MKKMGYFLLLSMLVLVSSLFPPASSSVSAADYTQGVTTSGTTATIWFSSNVNTSWVDVHYSVNSGNLQNLRMTYDSGSKRYVQNVASVSSGQVIQYSFTYNNGTAAYDTSKFSYTVTTGSTPPPNPGTGDNSIYSIPASSIPSATGNGALSFKLLNGTKGAYADNQIYWGILGINPATKQWSYLDNNGQLKPISTALNNATGHLTKNGVNYANIYSTISQINWVSMPKIDSGRMFICVGSPCYIKTYDDGFAGPDINNTADPNRNIYFDFVEFTVDGTGYHGNTTRVDGFGFPLQHRLVNRAGNYDQTVGELESETRAGLFSKYRSEVPATFQSLADVQAPYRIVAPIHGAFGVNGTQANYFAGYSNYSTQEILLCNGRLAEDSGTCSAINRHVYDNQANWNNPAQYYKAAPANYYAKFWHDHSINRLAYGFAYDDYNQQASYLEVGDPKGLIIRVGW